One part of the Nocardioides zeae genome encodes these proteins:
- a CDS encoding acyl-CoA carboxylase subunit beta yields the protein MTQTAQPAPAASPNANRTVKPKLPREEDPRNPLTRLTALFDAGSLELLTPDDLSGMLAATGTVNGARAVAFCSDATVMGGAMGVDGCQVVVTAYQRALTDGVPIIGLWHSGGARLAEGVASLHAVGRIFAIMTQASGRIPQISVVLGPAAGGAAYGPALTDVVVLGPEGRIFVTGPDVVRSVTGEDVDMLRLGGPEPHGRRSGVVHLLADSEADALAQARTTASLLGDQGTLRVETVEDTDLEDLLPESRKRAYDVHPLIDGVLDEGSSLELHARWAPNVVTSLGRLGGRTVGVVANNPLRLGGCLDSLSAEKASRFVRLCDAFGVPLVVLVDVPGYLPGVGQEWDGVVRRGAKLLHAFAECVVPRVTLVTRKTYGGAYIAMNSRSLGATKVLAWPGAEVAVMGAVAAIRILHRRKLAEVAPDLREQVEAELAAEHERIAGGVEKAVEIGVVDEIVEPTRTRTAIAAAIDAETQAQGVRRGAHGNIPL from the coding sequence ATGACCCAGACCGCCCAGCCGGCCCCCGCGGCCTCCCCCAACGCGAACCGCACGGTGAAGCCGAAGCTGCCGCGCGAGGAGGATCCCCGCAACCCGCTGACGCGGCTGACGGCCCTCTTCGACGCGGGCAGCCTCGAGCTGCTGACGCCCGACGACCTGTCGGGCATGCTGGCCGCCACCGGCACCGTGAACGGCGCCCGGGCCGTGGCCTTCTGCTCCGACGCCACCGTCATGGGTGGCGCCATGGGCGTCGACGGCTGCCAGGTGGTCGTGACGGCCTACCAGCGCGCCCTCACCGACGGCGTGCCGATCATCGGGCTCTGGCACTCGGGCGGTGCCCGGCTGGCGGAGGGCGTCGCGTCCCTGCACGCCGTCGGCCGCATCTTCGCCATCATGACGCAGGCCTCCGGTCGCATCCCCCAGATCTCCGTCGTGCTCGGCCCGGCGGCCGGCGGCGCGGCGTACGGCCCCGCGCTGACCGATGTCGTCGTGCTCGGCCCCGAGGGCCGCATCTTCGTGACCGGCCCCGACGTCGTGCGGTCCGTGACGGGCGAGGACGTCGACATGCTGCGGCTCGGTGGTCCCGAGCCGCACGGCCGACGCTCCGGCGTGGTCCACCTGCTCGCCGACAGCGAGGCGGACGCGCTCGCGCAGGCCCGCACCACGGCCTCGCTCCTCGGCGACCAGGGCACCCTGCGCGTCGAGACCGTCGAGGACACCGACCTCGAGGACCTGCTGCCCGAGTCGCGCAAGCGCGCCTACGACGTGCACCCCCTCATCGACGGCGTGCTCGACGAGGGCTCGAGCCTCGAGCTGCACGCCCGCTGGGCGCCCAACGTCGTCACGTCGCTGGGACGGCTCGGCGGACGGACCGTCGGCGTCGTCGCCAACAACCCGCTCCGGCTCGGCGGCTGCCTCGACTCGCTCTCTGCCGAGAAGGCCTCCCGCTTCGTGCGGCTGTGCGACGCCTTCGGCGTGCCGCTGGTCGTGCTCGTCGACGTGCCGGGCTACCTGCCGGGCGTCGGCCAGGAGTGGGACGGCGTGGTGCGCCGCGGCGCGAAGCTCCTCCACGCGTTCGCCGAGTGCGTGGTGCCGCGCGTGACCCTGGTGACCCGCAAGACCTACGGCGGCGCGTACATCGCGATGAACTCGCGCTCCCTGGGCGCCACGAAGGTGCTGGCCTGGCCCGGCGCCGAGGTGGCGGTCATGGGCGCGGTCGCGGCCATCCGCATCCTCCACCGCCGCAAGCTGGCCGAGGTCGCTCCCGACCTGCGCGAGCAGGTCGAGGCCGAGCTGGCCGCCGAGCACGAGCGCATCGCCGGCGGCGTCGAGAAGGCCGTCGAGATCGGTGTCGTCGACGAGATCGTCGAGCCGACCCGCACGCGCACGGCCATCGCCGCGGCCATCGACGCCGAGACCCAGGCGCAGGGCGTGCGTCGCGGGGCGCACGGCAACATCCCGCTCTGA
- a CDS encoding GNAT family N-acetyltransferase: protein MTTTTARPELTTRPFDLDRDVPLLHRWVTNHRARFWGMEHATVEDVRREYAAIAASDHHEARLGLEGGEPVFLMETYDPRHHELAAHLRLLPGDRGMHFLVAPTDRPRHGFTRAVITAVLAECFTDPAVGRVVVEPDARNTAVHALNAAVGFVVEAEVRLSDKTALLSTCTRAAFERSSR from the coding sequence ATGACCACGACCACCGCTCGACCCGAGCTCACCACGCGCCCGTTCGACCTCGACCGCGACGTGCCGCTGCTCCACCGGTGGGTCACCAACCACCGCGCCCGGTTCTGGGGCATGGAGCACGCGACCGTCGAGGACGTCCGGCGCGAGTACGCCGCGATCGCCGCCAGCGACCACCACGAGGCCCGCCTCGGCCTGGAGGGCGGCGAGCCGGTCTTCCTCATGGAGACCTACGACCCCCGGCACCACGAGCTCGCCGCCCACCTCCGCCTGCTCCCGGGCGACCGCGGCATGCACTTCCTCGTGGCGCCGACCGACCGCCCCCGGCACGGCTTCACGCGCGCCGTCATCACCGCGGTGCTCGCCGAGTGCTTCACCGACCCGGCGGTCGGCCGGGTCGTCGTGGAGCCCGACGCCCGCAACACGGCCGTGCACGCCCTCAACGCCGCCGTCGGCTTCGTCGTCGAGGCCGAGGTGCGGCTCAGCGACAAGACGGCCCTGCTCAGCACCTGCACCCGCGCGGCCTTCGAACGGAGCAGCCGATGA
- a CDS encoding pyridoxal phosphate-dependent decarboxylase family protein, giving the protein MSSALPFVPTGTPRGSSGSADSPASPASPVPALLDASSVDALRHDLDAARDLLVEAFSTARRPLSGITPDAAAALVAEVDLDRPLPSTRAVLDEVRDVYLDHAVWFHHPHYQAHLNCPVALPAVVGDVVSAAVNSSLDTWDQSGPATFMERHLIAWTAQRVGLDDTADGIFTTGGTQSNLHALLLARGEALAAGAELSDLRVVTSANAHFSSRKAAMVLGMGEDAVLATRVDERGRLDVDHLDEVLRRQRAEGRTVMAVVATAGTTDLGCIDPLASVARACRRHDVWLHVDAAYGGGLLTSRRRRHLLTGIERADSVTVDFHKTFFQPVACSALVVADRRTLRHATHHAAYLNPVDDVAEEIPNQVDKSLQTTRRFDALKLWTTLRTLGPDRIGELLDTVVDLAAQVREDLVGDPDFAVVPHGDLSTVLFRFVESDVAPAMLDAVNEAARKRLYATGLGAVARTRHGGRTWLKLTLLNPATTLGDVQHVLDLVRGHAREALAATDRPQHTGEVA; this is encoded by the coding sequence GTGAGCTCGGCACTCCCCTTCGTGCCCACCGGCACGCCGCGCGGATCCTCCGGATCCGCCGACTCCCCCGCATCCCCCGCGTCCCCCGTTCCCGCGCTGCTCGACGCGTCGTCCGTCGACGCCCTGCGGCACGACCTCGACGCTGCGCGCGACCTGCTCGTCGAGGCCTTCTCCACGGCGCGCCGGCCGCTGTCGGGCATCACGCCGGACGCGGCCGCCGCTCTCGTCGCCGAGGTCGACCTCGACCGGCCCCTGCCGTCGACCCGGGCCGTGCTCGACGAGGTCCGCGACGTCTACCTCGACCACGCCGTCTGGTTCCACCACCCGCACTACCAGGCGCACCTCAACTGCCCGGTCGCCCTGCCCGCCGTCGTCGGCGACGTCGTCTCGGCCGCGGTGAACTCCTCGCTCGACACGTGGGACCAGAGCGGTCCCGCGACCTTCATGGAGCGCCACCTGATCGCCTGGACCGCCCAGCGGGTCGGCCTCGACGACACCGCCGACGGCATCTTCACCACGGGCGGCACGCAGTCCAACCTCCACGCGCTCCTCCTGGCACGCGGGGAGGCGCTGGCGGCCGGCGCGGAGCTCTCCGACCTCCGCGTCGTCACGTCGGCCAACGCCCACTTCTCGAGCCGCAAGGCCGCCATGGTGCTCGGCATGGGCGAGGACGCCGTCCTCGCGACACGGGTCGACGAGCGGGGTCGGCTCGACGTCGACCACCTCGACGAGGTGCTGCGACGCCAGCGCGCGGAGGGCCGCACCGTGATGGCCGTCGTCGCGACCGCCGGCACGACCGACCTCGGCTGCATCGACCCGCTCGCGTCCGTCGCCCGCGCCTGCCGGCGCCACGACGTCTGGCTGCACGTCGACGCGGCGTACGGCGGTGGCCTGCTCACCTCGCGCCGCCGGCGCCACCTCCTCACCGGCATCGAGCGGGCGGACTCCGTCACCGTCGACTTCCACAAGACGTTCTTCCAGCCGGTCGCCTGCAGCGCGCTCGTCGTCGCCGACCGCCGCACGCTGCGCCACGCGACGCACCACGCGGCCTACCTCAACCCCGTCGACGACGTGGCCGAGGAGATCCCCAACCAGGTCGACAAGAGCCTCCAGACGACCCGGCGCTTCGACGCGCTCAAGCTCTGGACGACGCTCCGCACGCTCGGCCCCGACCGCATCGGCGAGCTGCTCGACACGGTCGTCGACCTCGCCGCGCAGGTCCGCGAGGACCTCGTGGGCGACCCCGACTTCGCGGTCGTGCCCCACGGTGACCTCTCCACGGTGCTCTTCCGCTTCGTCGAGTCCGACGTCGCCCCCGCCATGCTCGACGCGGTGAACGAGGCCGCCCGCAAGCGGCTCTACGCCACCGGGCTGGGCGCGGTGGCCCGCACCCGCCACGGCGGGCGCACCTGGCTGAAGCTGACGCTGCTCAACCCCGCGACCACGCTCGGCGACGTGCAGCACGTGCTCGACCTGGTCCGCGGCCACGCCCGGGAGGCGCTCGCGGCGACCGACCGGCCCCAGCACACCGGGGAGGTCGCGTGA
- a CDS encoding lysine N(6)-hydroxylase/L-ornithine N(5)-oxygenase family protein has translation MRVHDLLGIGLGPFNLGLACLAEPLPDLDCVFLDAREELRWHPGMMLPDATLQVPFLADLVSLADPTSPFSFLAWLKETGRLYPFYVRESFYPMRAEYDAYCRWAASRLGDTVVLGREVTSVEWDAAADDGSGAYRVHARDVRTGATETRLARRLVLGVGTRPHRPAPLQDLPGPAWHSADYLAVRDALLDHDDVTVVGSGQSAAEIVSDLLASARPDVRLRWVTRSPRFFPLEYTKLTLELTSPEYSRHFQSLDPARRERLLASQAGLYKGISSDLVDQIHEQLYRRSLTDAVPPQLVTSAEVVDATYDGARFRLGLRHRDTDEDFALTTGAVVTATGYRSEVPAFLAPVADRIRWDEQGRFLATPDFTVDVADGGIFVQNAELHTHGFVAPDLGMGAWRSSVILAKVLGHEPYPVERRVAFQEFGVPAELARPADVPAGVAR, from the coding sequence ATGCGCGTGCACGACCTCCTCGGCATCGGTCTCGGACCGTTCAACCTCGGTCTCGCCTGCCTCGCCGAGCCGCTGCCCGACCTCGACTGCGTCTTCCTCGACGCGCGGGAGGAGCTGCGCTGGCACCCCGGGATGATGCTGCCCGACGCCACGCTGCAGGTGCCGTTCCTGGCCGACCTCGTGTCGCTGGCCGACCCGACCTCCCCGTTCTCGTTCCTCGCGTGGCTCAAGGAGACCGGGCGCCTCTACCCCTTCTACGTCCGCGAGTCCTTCTACCCGATGCGGGCCGAGTACGACGCGTACTGCCGCTGGGCGGCGTCCCGCCTCGGCGACACCGTCGTGCTCGGTCGCGAGGTCACCTCGGTGGAGTGGGACGCCGCGGCCGACGACGGCTCCGGTGCCTACCGCGTGCACGCCCGCGACGTCCGCACGGGTGCGACGGAGACCCGGCTCGCCCGGCGGCTCGTGCTCGGTGTCGGCACCCGCCCGCACCGTCCCGCACCCCTGCAGGACCTGCCCGGCCCCGCGTGGCACTCGGCGGACTACCTCGCCGTGCGCGACGCCCTCCTCGACCACGACGACGTCACCGTCGTGGGCTCGGGCCAGAGCGCCGCCGAGATCGTCAGCGACCTGCTGGCCTCCGCGCGGCCCGACGTGCGGCTGCGCTGGGTCACCCGGTCGCCGCGCTTCTTCCCGCTCGAGTACACGAAGCTGACGCTCGAGCTGACCTCCCCGGAATACAGCCGCCACTTCCAGTCCCTCGACCCCGCGCGCCGTGAGCGGCTCCTCGCCTCGCAGGCCGGGCTCTACAAGGGCATCAGCTCCGACCTCGTCGACCAGATCCACGAGCAGCTCTACCGCCGCAGCCTCACCGACGCCGTCCCGCCGCAGCTCGTCACCTCCGCGGAGGTCGTCGACGCGACGTACGACGGGGCGCGGTTCCGGCTCGGCCTGCGGCACCGCGACACCGACGAGGACTTCGCCCTCACCACCGGGGCGGTCGTGACCGCGACGGGCTACCGCTCCGAGGTGCCCGCCTTCCTCGCGCCCGTCGCGGACCGCATCCGGTGGGACGAGCAGGGCCGTTTCCTGGCCACGCCCGACTTCACCGTGGACGTCGCGGACGGCGGCATCTTCGTGCAGAACGCCGAGCTGCACACCCACGGGTTCGTCGCCCCCGACCTCGGCATGGGCGCCTGGCGCAGCTCGGTCATCCTCGCGAAGGTGCTGGGCCACGAGCCCTACCCGGTCGAGCGTCGCGTCGCCTTCCAGGAGTTCGGCGTGCCCGCCGAGCTCGCCCGACCAGCCGACGTCCCGGCGGGGGTGGCGCGATGA
- a CDS encoding DUF3145 domain-containing protein, producing the protein MTAHNSARVTTRGVLYVHSAPSALCPHIEWAVAGVLGVPVNLDWTPQGAQVGTYRAELSWTGAVGSAAQVVSALRGWEHLRFEITEEPTAGSEGARFSSTPELGIFHAVTGVHGDILIPEDRLKAAVLKAALGETDLLDEVDRLLGKPWDDELETFRHAGDGAPVRWLHQVV; encoded by the coding sequence ATGACCGCGCACAACTCTGCTCGCGTCACCACGCGGGGTGTCCTCTACGTGCACTCCGCCCCGTCTGCGCTGTGCCCCCACATCGAGTGGGCCGTCGCGGGCGTCCTCGGCGTGCCCGTGAACCTGGACTGGACCCCGCAGGGCGCCCAGGTCGGGACCTACCGCGCCGAGCTGTCCTGGACCGGTGCCGTCGGATCGGCCGCCCAGGTCGTGTCCGCGCTCCGCGGCTGGGAGCACCTGCGCTTCGAGATCACCGAGGAGCCCACGGCCGGATCCGAGGGCGCGCGCTTCTCCTCCACGCCCGAGCTCGGCATCTTCCACGCCGTCACCGGCGTGCACGGCGACATCCTCATCCCCGAGGACCGGCTCAAGGCCGCCGTGCTCAAGGCCGCGCTGGGGGAGACGGACCTGCTCGACGAGGTCGACCGGCTGCTCGGCAAGCCGTGGGACGACGAGCTCGAGACCTTCCGGCACGCGGGCGACGGCGCCCCGGTCCGCTGGCTGCACCAGGTCGTCTGA
- a CDS encoding beta-ketoacyl-ACP synthase III, which translates to MAAGVTLGAGTGAAYARIMGVGAYRPRRVVPNSEVVEAIDSSDEWIQQRSGIKERRWAADDETVEMMSVEAAREALAAADIDPRQVDCVVVATVSHMLNLPSAATAIAHQLGTEQAAAFDISAACAGFCHGVALASDMVRGGSARHVLVIGVERLSDMTDPTDRGTAFIFADGAGAVVVGPSETPAIGPVVWGSDGEQYDLIRQKADWRDVVASDSPTFPFMAMQGAAVFRWASFAMAKTAQQAVDRAGIRVEDLDVFVPHQANMRITDAMARAMKLPAHVRIARDIAEQGNTSAASIPMALARMVADGEARSGDLALLVAFGAGLSYAAQVVVVP; encoded by the coding sequence GGCGGGCACCGGGGCGGCGTACGCGCGGATCATGGGCGTCGGCGCCTACCGGCCGCGTCGGGTCGTCCCCAACAGCGAGGTCGTCGAGGCCATCGACTCGAGCGACGAGTGGATCCAGCAGCGCTCCGGCATCAAGGAGCGCCGCTGGGCGGCCGACGACGAGACCGTCGAGATGATGTCCGTCGAGGCGGCGCGCGAGGCGCTGGCCGCGGCCGACATCGACCCGCGCCAGGTGGACTGCGTGGTCGTCGCGACCGTCAGCCACATGCTCAACCTGCCGTCGGCGGCGACGGCGATCGCCCACCAGCTGGGCACGGAGCAGGCCGCCGCGTTCGACATCTCGGCCGCCTGCGCCGGCTTCTGCCACGGCGTGGCCCTCGCCTCCGACATGGTGCGCGGCGGCTCCGCCCGCCACGTGCTGGTCATCGGGGTCGAGCGGCTCAGCGACATGACCGACCCGACCGACCGCGGCACCGCGTTCATCTTCGCGGACGGCGCGGGCGCCGTCGTGGTCGGACCCTCCGAGACCCCGGCCATCGGTCCGGTGGTCTGGGGGTCGGACGGCGAGCAGTACGACCTGATCCGCCAGAAGGCGGACTGGCGTGACGTCGTCGCCTCCGACTCCCCCACGTTCCCGTTCATGGCGATGCAGGGCGCGGCGGTCTTCCGCTGGGCCTCCTTCGCCATGGCGAAGACCGCGCAGCAGGCGGTCGACCGTGCCGGCATCCGCGTCGAGGACCTCGACGTGTTCGTGCCGCACCAGGCGAACATGCGCATCACCGACGCGATGGCCCGGGCGATGAAGCTCCCCGCCCACGTGCGGATCGCGCGTGACATCGCCGAGCAGGGGAACACGTCGGCGGCATCGATCCCCATGGCGCTCGCGCGCATGGTCGCCGACGGAGAGGCACGCTCGGGCGATCTCGCCCTGCTCGTCGCCTTCGGCGCCGGCCTGTCCTACGCGGCACAGGTCGTCGTCGTCCCCTGA
- a CDS encoding acyl carrier protein, translating to MATTEEIRTDLADIVNEVAGIPVEDVQLDKSFVDDLDVDSLSMVEVVVACEEKFGVTIPDDEVKNLKTVGDAVSFIEKHQA from the coding sequence ATGGCCACCACCGAAGAGATCCGCACCGACCTCGCCGACATCGTCAACGAGGTCGCGGGCATCCCGGTCGAGGACGTCCAGCTCGACAAGTCGTTCGTCGACGACCTGGACGTCGACTCGCTGTCGATGGTCGAGGTCGTCGTGGCCTGCGAGGAGAAGTTCGGCGTCACCATCCCCGACGACGAGGTCAAGAACCTCAAGACCGTCGGCGACGCCGTGAGCTTCATCGAGAAGCACCAGGCCTGA
- a CDS encoding beta-ketoacyl-[acyl-carrier-protein] synthase family protein, with product MSSTRVVVTGLGATSPVGGDVASTWNALLEGTSGVRVLTEDWAETLGSRIAARVAVEPTEVLERVKARRLDRSGQLALVAALEAWADAGFTGPAGEVDVDPERLAVAVASGIGGVTTLLSNYDNLLASGPRRVSPLAIPMLMPNGPAAAVGLRVNAKAGVHTPVSACASGNESIALGVDLIRLGRADVVVVGGTEAAVHPLPMAAFGQMMALSKRNDDPAAASRPWDKGRDGFVLGEGAAVLVLESEAHAKARGARVYAEVAGAAVTADSHDIAQPDPAGLGATRAMKRALVEGDLAASDVVHINAHATSTPQGDVAEALAIRNALGDAAGSAVVTSTKSMTGHLLGAAGALESVATILALHHRTVPATINLEDPEDVGLDLADKVRDLPQGDIAALNNSFGFGGHNVAIAFRSA from the coding sequence ATGAGCAGCACCCGTGTCGTCGTCACCGGTCTCGGAGCCACCTCCCCCGTGGGCGGTGACGTCGCGAGCACCTGGAACGCGCTCCTCGAGGGAACCTCGGGTGTCCGCGTGCTCACCGAGGACTGGGCCGAGACCCTGGGCTCGCGCATCGCCGCCCGGGTGGCGGTCGAGCCCACCGAGGTGCTGGAGCGGGTCAAGGCCCGCCGTCTCGACCGCTCCGGCCAGCTCGCGCTGGTCGCGGCGCTCGAGGCGTGGGCCGACGCCGGCTTCACGGGTCCGGCGGGCGAGGTCGACGTCGACCCGGAGCGGCTCGCCGTGGCGGTCGCCTCCGGGATCGGCGGCGTCACCACGCTGCTGTCCAACTACGACAACCTGCTGGCCTCGGGTCCGCGCCGGGTCTCGCCCCTCGCGATCCCGATGCTCATGCCCAACGGCCCCGCCGCGGCGGTCGGCCTGCGGGTGAACGCCAAGGCCGGCGTGCACACGCCCGTCTCCGCGTGCGCCAGCGGCAACGAGTCGATCGCCCTCGGCGTCGACCTCATCCGCCTCGGCCGCGCCGACGTCGTCGTCGTCGGCGGCACCGAGGCCGCGGTGCACCCGCTGCCCATGGCCGCCTTCGGCCAGATGATGGCGCTCTCCAAGCGCAACGACGACCCGGCGGCCGCCTCGCGGCCGTGGGACAAGGGCCGCGACGGCTTCGTGCTCGGCGAGGGCGCGGCCGTCCTGGTGCTCGAGTCGGAGGCGCACGCCAAGGCGCGCGGCGCCCGGGTGTACGCCGAGGTCGCGGGCGCCGCCGTCACCGCGGACTCCCACGACATCGCGCAGCCCGACCCCGCCGGGCTCGGCGCCACCCGCGCCATGAAGCGCGCGCTCGTCGAGGGTGACCTCGCGGCGAGCGACGTCGTGCACATCAACGCCCACGCGACCTCGACCCCGCAGGGCGACGTCGCGGAGGCGCTCGCCATCCGCAACGCGCTCGGCGACGCCGCCGGCTCCGCGGTGGTCACGTCCACCAAGTCGATGACGGGTCACCTGCTCGGCGCCGCCGGCGCCCTGGAGTCCGTCGCGACCATCCTGGCGCTGCACCACCGCACGGTCCCCGCGACCATCAACCTCGAGGACCCGGAGGACGTCGGCCTCGACCTGGCCGACAAGGTGCGCGACCTCCCCCAGGGCGACATCGCCGCCCTCAACAACTCGTTCGGCTTCGGCGGCCACAACGTCGCCATCGCCTTCCGGAGCGCCTGA